From Methanobrevibacter sp., a single genomic window includes:
- a CDS encoding endoglucanase gives MDKANIIISIIIVLCIAAAVTAYGITNSDNPIFSDLSSMGANDDTGNGIGNTTSLDNGSSSVATTTGSPSSTESGSGSGSSSSGSSSGGSSSGSSSSGTSSSSGSSSSSSSSGSGSGSSSSSSSSSQLSYSSAKAIASDAILEEGCYAGGGYYSDGYWYFTVYDADGNAVDSIAVNDATGNTERA, from the coding sequence TTGGATAAAGCAAATATTATCATTTCAATAATTATTGTATTATGTATCGCAGCAGCGGTTACAGCATACGGCATAACCAATAGTGACAACCCAATATTCTCAGATTTATCCAGTATGGGAGCAAATGATGATACTGGAAATGGAATTGGGAACACTACAAGTTTAGATAATGGATCTTCATCTGTAGCCACTACAACTGGAAGCCCAAGTTCTACAGAATCAGGATCAGGATCTGGATCAAGTAGCTCTGGCAGTTCTTCTGGAGGTTCCTCCTCAGGTAGTTCTTCAAGTGGAACATCTTCAAGTAGTGGAAGCTCAAGTTCAAGTAGCAGCAGCGGAAGCGGAAGTGGAAGCTCAAGTTCAAGTTCAAGTAGCTCACAATTATCTTATTCATCTGCAAAAGCTATTGCAAGTGATGCAATTTTAGAAGAAGGATGTTACGCTGGAGGAGGATATTATTCCGATGGATACTGGTACTTCACTGTATATGATGCAGATGGAAATGCTGTAGACAGCATTGCTGTAAATGATGCAACTGGAAATACAGAAAGAGCATAA